GTAAAATTGTACTTCAAATAGTCTTAACTCATTACAATCTTTTCTTACATCTTATTTTCTGTCGGCATTTTTATTTAAACAACTATTTTCATTAAAATGATATTATATAACAGGATGTTTCCAATTTATTGTATTCTGAATTTCTGAAATTATAAATGAACACTATAGAAAAGTTCAATTTTCTTACAGTTATTCTTCAGAATTTCAATCTTGGAAAAATTCAAAATGAGTCATTTTAACTTAATTTCAAGGAACTTTAATTTCTAAGCTGCCGTTTGAATTCACAGATAGGTCTAAGCCCACACTTGGAATTATCTGCTTTCACAATTTCTTTCCAAAGAATTTGCAGAAGCATTTTAATTGAAATTAAATAAATACCACACATATCCATTATGAAAATTCATCCACACAATGCCTCTATGGAGGTGAATTCTGTTTACAAAACAAAACGCTTTGTAAATAAAATCAAAACAAGTTTAATACTTGTTTTCTCAATTCTATCCCTAAATGGAATTGTATCAGCAAACAATCTTCAGATCACCGGTATCTCCGTGAATCAGACTGCAAAGACAGTTTCTTTCTCTGTGTCATGGGATAATAGCTGGAACATTGCCGGTACCGGAGTTCCTAACAACTGGGATGCAGTATGGATCTTTATTAAGTATAAAGATTGTAATGCTACATCAGCTATTCCATTTACACATGGAGCTTTAAGTAATGTACTTGCGAATCATACTATTCCTGCTTCACTGGAAGCAATGACTTCTGTCAACTGGAATGGTACATCAGGTATTACTGAAAGCGTTGCTCAAGGTGCAACACTTGATTTTACGGATGGTATTATGTTGCGTCCAAAAGTTACAGGTACCGGAACTCTGGCTGCCTCAACTGTTGTACTAAACGTTCCTGCCCTTCCTGGTCCGGGAACAAACTTAAGCGTAAATGTTTTCGGAATAGAAATGGTTTACGTTCCTCAAGGTGATTTTACAATTGGTGATGGTAGCGGTACTACTGCTGCTGTAAATAGTTTCCTTGGTTCAAACGTTCTGAACTCTGCATCTATGACAGTTACAGGTGCTTTTGAAACAGGTACATCTACTTTTTATATGAACAACGAACCGGTTGGTTCTGTACTTACAGTAAATAACGTATCGGCTGCTTTTCCAAAAGGCAATTACGGATTCTATATGACAAAGTATGAAATTACAGAAGGTCAGTATATGGAATTCCTGAACACACTTGGAACTGCACAACAAACTACCCGTGCACCGGGAAGCTTTGGTACAAACAGAAATCAACTTCAACAAGCAGTACTTCCATATTCAACAACTCGTCCCGACAGAGCTCAAAACTTTTTAGGATGGGCTGATGTTACTGCATATCTTGATTGGGCATGTTTACGTCCGGGATCAGAAACAGAATTTGAAAAAGCTTGTCGTGGTAACGGATCAACTTTAGGTGAATATGCCTGGGGAAATCTTGTTATCGCCCCGGGAACAACTTTCGCAGGTGCTGCAACGGAAAATGGAACAGAAACTTTCATCGCCGGAAATTGCACATATGGTAACGGTACTTATACTAACGGTGACGGTGCCATTGGACCTGCACGTGTTGGGATCTATGCTACATCAAGCAGTACTCGTCAGACAGCAGGTGCTTCTTATTTCGGTATCATGGATATGAGTGGAAATGTAATGGAATATTATGTTGGTATTCACTCAACGCCTGCTTCTAATGCTTTGACTCGTACATGGGGAAATGGAGCACTTGATGCTGCAGGTCAACATGATGTTACTACATGGCCTGCCAATAACACAACTGCGACTAACGGTAGTGCTGCAAACTTAATCGGTTTACGCGGCGGTGCTTATAACAACGGTATTGCACAGCTTCAGGTATCTGATAGAAACTATATGTATAATAACCCGAACCAAATTGGTAGAAATGCTCAAAATGGCGGACGGGGTATCAGATAATCTCTTTATCATTTTATCCTTTCTCAAGGACCTTGGATGATCCTTCGTGGAAAGTGTTATTGAAATAGTAATAGGACAGAGATATTACATCTCTTCCTATTACTTATTTTAAATCATTACAAAAAAATTTAATAGTAAAAGTTTAATCACTTTAGCAGTTGTACTGGCTGATCGTTGATTGCATTAATTAGATGCTTCCGGTTTGACAATGCATGTTAGTGTTGATCTATAATAAAATTTATGCGGACCAGTTTTATCCTCGCCTTAATTATTTTATTCAGGCTCCCTGCATTTTCGCAATACAGGGGAGGAGATTATAGTGGTTCTGCTGTTTCAATTAGTTCTTGCGTTTCAACTTACTCACCATTTTCAGGAGGATCAAATGACGGATCTTCATTGTCGCAAACTGTTTCCTGTTCAAGTTCAGCAAATATTTATAAAGGTGGTTCATATGACGGCATAGGTGTCAGCATGACTTCATGTACAATGGTTGAAATCTACAAAGGTGGATCTTACCAGGGTTCTTCAATGAGCGCGATTGTTTGTGCAACTACAATTTACAGTGGCGGAGCTTTCAATGGCGGTGGATTTAATTCATGGAATAGTTGTCAGGGAAATATTTATAATGGCGGAAGAAATTCCGGATTTTCAGTTTACAAATTTGAATGTACTGTTGCAGCTTCCGTTTTTACCGGTGGTGCATACGATGGTTTCAGCCTTAGTGCCGGTACATGTGTTACAACTTCGCCACCAATTTATACCGGTGGTCCATACGATGGTTTTTCTACCAGTAAAACATCTTGTATAGTTTCGGCTTCTATTTTAAAGGCGGATCTTATAGTGGCTATGCAGTAGATACAGCTTCTAATTGTTTCTTTTCTTCACTCAGTATATTTTTTGGTGGCCCATATGATGGTTCTTCTGTCGATAAATTTGCACCATGTCCGACTTCATTTTCAATTTACTCAGGCGGATCTTATGATGGATTTCATCTTAATAGCATCTCTTGCCCGCCACCAATCACTGCAATTTATCAAGGCGGTTCATATGATGGATTCAGTTTGAATTCAGCAAGCTGTGCTGTTGCTGCCAGCATTTATAAGGGTGGCCCCTATGATGGATTCTCATCTTCAGGATTCTCATGTGTGTATTCAAATCTGATATACAGAGGTGGACCTTACGATGGAACTTCAGAAGATGGTGTCGCTTGTCCGGTTGCTGCCAGTATTTTTATTGGTGGATCTTATGATGGGTATGCAAGTAATCCTTTTGTTGCTTGTCCAAGCCCGATCAATATTTATAACGGCGGACCTTATGATGGTTTCAGTTCAAGTAGCACAACATGTATTTCAGTCTCTGTGTTTACCGGTGGCTCGTATAGTGGGTTTTCTGTAAATACGGTTTCATCATGTACATTTGCTGCCAGTATTTATTCAGGTGGGCCTTACGATGGAAATAGTCAGGATTTCACAACTTGTCAGTCTACAATTTATTCAGGAGGTTCATTCAGCGGTTATTCAATGGACAGTTACATCGCATGTCTGGCGGATATCTACAAAGGTGGTTCTTATGATGGCCATTCTATTAATTCAACTTTATGTGCACCACCAATTACAGCAATTTATCACGGTGGTTCGTATGATGGTTTAGCAGTTGGAAAAATTTCTTGCTCTGTTGCTGCTACTATATTCTCCGGTGGACCTTATGATGGACACTCAGTTATTGGAACTTCTTGTCCATTACCAATTACAGCTTTTTACAAAGGCGGTCCATACCAGGGAAGTTCTGTCAGCAGTCTCACTTGCGGACCGATGAGTATTATCTTCAAAGGCGGAGCATATGATGGTTCTTCCAATTCAGGAACTTCATGTGCTGTTGCTGCGACGATCTACAAAGGAGGTTCTTATGATGGCTTTGCAAATAACGGTATTGCATGTTTACCGGTTGCACAAATTTTTACCGGAGGTTCTTATAATGGATTCTCAAATAGCAAAACCACTTGTCCATCGACAGTTTCAATTTACTTCGGAGGATCATATGATGGCTTCTCTGCAAATATTGATGCTTGTCCTGCACCACCGGGATCAATTTTCAGTGGTGGACCATTCGATGGACATTCAAAAGGTGTTAGAAACGAATGCGCAACATTATTTACATTCCTGAATGGAGGAATTCACGACGGTGGTGCACTTGCAAGTACAGGTTGTTTAATTCCGCTGCCGGTTGAATTACTTTATTTCAATGCACAACTCACAGATCAGGAAACAAATCCTAATGTGCTTTGTACATGGGCAACTGCAAGTGAAACAAATAATGATTTCTTTACTGTAGAAAAAACGATCGACTTCTTTATATATGAAAAAGTTGGTATCGTTCCGGAAAAGGTAACTCAACACACTTCCAGTCTTATTCATTTGTTGATCCGAGACCATATCCGGGTACTTCATACTATCGTTTGAAACAAACTGACTTCAATGGCAATGAAGAATACTCAAGAACTGTTTCTATAGATCTGAATAAACCTGATGAATTAACTTTGGAAGTTTATCCGAATCCGGTAGTCGGTCCGTTCATTAACGTTAGCATTTCCGGAAGTCGAAATCAGGAAGTCGAACTGAAGATCGTTGATATGCTTGGTAAAGAGCAATACTCTCAAAACATCACATTGAACGACAGAGTTGCTTCCGTTGCGATCAAGAATGATCACTTCATTTCAGGAATCTATTATGTTATTGTAAATAGCGGAACGAAGGACAGGGTGTTTAAGAAAATTATGATTCAATAGTATTCTGGAGTTATATTTTAACACTAAGGTCACTAAAATTTGTCACAAGAACACTTATGAAAAAAGCATCACTTGTGCTCTTGTGCTAAAAATTTAGTGATCTTAGTGTTAAAATTAATAGGTATGCTTAAACGGATAATACCATCCACAGGAGAATTACTACCTGCTATCGGTCTCGGCACGTGGCAAAGTTTTGATGTTGACGAAAGCAATCAATCAAACTTAATTCCGGTTTTGGAGGAGCTGCACAACAGTGGCGGAAGATTGATCGATAGTTCACCAATGTATGGAAGATCTGAAACTGTTATTGGAAACCTCACATCCAAATTAAAATCAAGAAATGATTTTTTCTACGCAACTAAAGTCTGGACAACCGGAAGACAAGCCGGTATCGATCAGATGAAATCATCTATGAAAAAAATGCAGCGGGAGAAAATCGACTTGATGCAAATTCATAATCTGCTCGACTGGAAAACGCATTTGCCCGTTTTAAGAGAATGGAAAGAAGAAGGAATTATAAAATACATTGGCATCACGCATTACCAGGATTCAATGCATGATGAACTTGCCAAAATAATTTCTTCAGAAAAAATTGATTTCGTTCAGTTTAATTACTCAATCGATTCATTGCATGCGGAAAAAGATTAATGAAAGTTGCCGGAGACAATGGTGTTGCAATTTTGATCAACAGACCATTTGGTGAAGGGAGATTGTTTGAAAAAGTAAAAGGAAAAAAATTACCGGAATGGTGTATTGAAGTCGGAATAAAAAACTGGAGTGAGTACTTTCTGAAATTTATTCTTGCTGATCCTAATGTTACATGCGTTATTCCTGCAACTTCTGATGTTCAACATGCAGTAGAAAACTATCGTGCCGGTTCAGTTTCTATTCCGGATTTCGATTTGAGTCGGAAAATGGTCAACTTTTTGAATTATATCTGATTGAATATTGACATTGAATTTTAGTTACCATAGAATTTTCAGAAATTAAATAAATATACAAAGAAAAAGAATCAATCTCATATGCTAGTTTTTAACGAACATTGCGCTACTGGAAAAATCGTTCGAGGATAATTTGATTAAATATATACCATTTTCAAGATGAGTGACATCAATCTTGACTGAATATTCAGAACCTGTCACATCTATCATTTCAACAACTCTTCCAGTCATGTCCAAAATTTGGATTCTGATTGAGCCGATTCTTATTTGTTGAAAAATATTATATATGTTCAATATTTCATGGCAAGGATTTGGGCCAATTGAAATTAAATCACCGTGAAGATTATTAGTATTTGTACATATGTCAACAATAATGGATATGCTGTCTGATTGAATACAGTTGTTACTATCTGTAACAATGACAGTAGCTAGCATTGTATCTGCCACAGAAGAAGTGTAATTGAAAAACGGACCACTGTCTCCGTTCTGCCATAAATAGCTTGTGAAATTTGTTCCTGCATTTAGAATTATCGATTGGTTTATACAGATGGTCGTATCAGGCCCTAAAGTTGGTGGTGCAATTGAATTTCCTATAACACTTATTGTGTCAGTGGACGAACATTGATTTGAATCTATTAAAGTACAGAAATAGGTTCCGGGATTGTGAATGATAAATTGTGAACTGTTGGATCCGTCATTCCATAGAATGGAATCGGAAGAAGGAATATTAAGTTGGATGGAATCATTTAAACAAAGAACCCTATCAGCGCCAAGTTGGATAAACGGCAGCGGGAGAATAAGAATTTCATTTGATCTTACATTGTTTGCACAAGATGTGTTGACTTGTATCTGAAAATTGCTGGAAAAGGAATTACAAAAATTGGTTGATTTGAAGTAGAAATAACTGACCCATCTTCTACCAGACTGTACAGATAATTACCTGATAATGGTGGCGAAACTATTGCAACAAGTGTATCTCCAATACAAGCTGTAGTTGGAAACAATGATAGAGTATGATTATTGCCACGCAAAGTAAATGATGTTGATATTTGTTGGCCGATGGAATCTGTAACAGTTAGAATAAACATTGTATTACTATCAGGAAAAAATATTGGCATCTCTGAATTTGGATATAGAATATTTAAAGTGTCATTCCAGTTTATTGAATATGGTGGATATCCACCTGATATAGTTATCAGACCATAATTTGGACTACGCTGACAACTAATCGTGTCACTAAAATTAATAGAAACTGTAAGTATATTGACGGTGTCAATTACCCATGAATAATGTTCGTATTTATGGTTTAACGGATAGTGATATCTATCTGAATAAATTAAATTATCATTTACGTCGTATTGGAAATAGTAATTATAACCATCTGAACCTGTACGATCACTTAGTACTTTTCCTGTTGAATTGTATTCAATGCCTGTGGAACTGAGATATGTCAGCACCCCGGAATTGAATGAATAGTATGTTATCAAATAACCTCCAAAATTTCCGAAAGTGTATTTTGTAAGTTTAACAGTGTCGTTGCATAATCCACTCGGACATTCAATTTCGAAACGATCAATGGTTGATGGGGCTTGGGTATAATCGAATAGAAATAGGTTGGTGTTCTGATAAACTCCTGAAATATATTGCTGACATGTAGAATCAATCGGTTGTCCTATCGGATCTCTTGTGATTAGATAACGGTAGGTTGTATATGTTGGAATTCCTGAAACAGATGTGACTTCATTGATGTCAGTCTGTATTAAAAAATTATTATTATCATAAGTGTTTATTGTAATAGTTGAATCAGGTGTTCCTGTAAAATAATTAATCTGCAGACTTTGAGAAATATTTCCGGCTGCATTGAATTGATAATTTGCAGTATCTAATAGGCTAAATATGCCGAAATTCATTCCCCTAAATCCATATATTTCAAGTTGACCACTTGAAGAATATTGAAATGATTGCCGATAAGTTTCAGTGAGAACTGTATTGTTGATGGACTGAATAGTAAAAAGTATGACGTTGCCATTAATATCATATGTACAAGTACGCCTTTCTTTAAGTATTGGAATGCCGGTCGGAGAATAAAAATAGTATTCCCTGAGGATTGCTCTCCCAAATGCATCACGAGTTATCTCCCATTTGTCATAAAAAATATAGGATGTAGAATCAATTTGAAATCTGTCAATTGTAATTGTATCATTATTGGCATCTCTATCAACTGTTGTTAAAATATGAAGCTTGAAATCGAATAAACTGTCAATTGTCAGTTCGTCATTTAGGTCATAGTAATAATGATGAACACTATTTAAAGCATACCCTAGCGTATCAATCGAAAGAAAATTACTATCTGTGATCAAATTCCAATTCAAGTCATAATAATAATTTACATATTCCCCATAAGATTGAGGATAATAAGCATCAAAAGTACGTCCAACTTTTTCTGCTTTTATTAAATGTCCTTCGGAATCATATCTTTTTACACCATAACTTTGAGAATATAAATTTCCGCTCACTTCCAACTCACCTCTGGTTATTGCAAGGCTGTCTTGTCCTGATGAGTATATAAAATTGAGAATTAGAATTATAAACGGGAAAGTTGTTTTCATAATATTGAATATAATTATAAGTAGGAAGTTAATGTAAAAAATGAAGTGAAATCTATTAATTGAGATTTTATTTTACATATATATTGTGCATTATTGCCCAAATTCCCATCTTCCTCAAGTCTAATATACCTCAGGCCAAAGTATAGTAAGATGAATTAATTGTTTTGTTTTACATTTAGATTTATAATTCCTGTCCTTTATGCTAAACCGAATCATCTCATCAACCTAAGAGAATACAACGAGAGAAAACAGACTTGATATTTGCTCTAAAAATCGCTTTCCTTCCAGCCACTTTTTGAATCTCAAGAACTTTTCTTATTTTCATAGCCACATTTGCTGAATTTATATTTTACCGTTAACCCTAAAATTAATTCTCATGAAAAATATTTACTTACTTTCCTCTTAATTATTTCGATCAACCAACTATTTGCTCAATGTACTGTTTCGTTAATTGGTGTTACTAACTCGGGTTGCGATAATCAGAGTGGACAAATAACTTTACAAGCAGATAGCGGAACTGCTCCATACACATTTTATTTTCAGGCAAACCCGAATTCCACTTCCGGTTTATATACTATAACCAGCTTGACTGCCGGTGTATATAGTTTTTTTACGATCGATGCAAGTGGTGATACATGTAGTGGTGCTACGACAGCTACAGTTCTTCCAATTTCTGCAAATCCGCTGAGTGTAACTTATAATTTAATCTATCCTTCATGTTTTACTTGCAATGATGGAAGTATTTCACCCAGTGTGTTTGGAGGATCTCCTCCTTATTCGTATTCGTGGAGTAATGGTGTAACAACACCTATAGCGAGTAATCTTTTAAGTGGGATTTATATATTTTATGCAGTTGATGGAAACGGTTGTATGGTAACTGACACCATTAATCTTTATCCGGGACATCATTCTATCACAGGTACCGTTTATTGGGATTTGAATGGAAATGGGTTAATAGATTCTACAGACATAGGTTTAAACGGTCAACAGATATTGCTTACTCCATCAATGCAAATTGCTTATACGAATCAAAATGGAAATTATCTTTTAAATGATACAATAGGAAATTACACAATTGAATATTCTGCAATAGGAAATTTTTCAATTGCAGGTGGACCTGTTTCATACAATATTGTACTTAACAGCGATACAACAGGATTTGATTTTTTAATAATGCCGGATACGTTTTATCATGAAATGACTTCTTCCATTACTGCTCCGCTTACACGTTGTAATCTAGTTGGTGGAATCATTACCAGTTTTCAGAATATAGGAACATATTTAGATTCTTTTACTGTTGAATTGACATTAGATACCAATTTGGTATATAATTATTCATATCCCGCAGGAACGGTAAACGGTCAAACAATCACATATAGTTTTGCAAATTTAGTTCCCGGACAAACTATTAATATTCAAACGTCCTGTTTGTTTCCAGCGGCTGGTAGTGTTTTTGAGATCAATGGAGTAGTAAATCAATTTGACACAGCTGGTGTCAT
This window of the Bacteroidota bacterium genome carries:
- a CDS encoding T9SS type A sorting domain-containing protein, whose protein sequence is MKQTDFNGNEEYSRTVSIDLNKPDELTLEVYPNPVVGPFINVSISGSRNQEVELKIVDMLGKEQYSQNITLNDRVASVAIKNDHFISGIYYVIVNSGTKDRVFKKIMIQ
- a CDS encoding SUMF1/EgtB/PvdO family nonheme iron enzyme, which encodes MKIHPHNASMEVNSVYKTKRFVNKIKTSLILVFSILSLNGIVSANNLQITGISVNQTAKTVSFSVSWDNSWNIAGTGVPNNWDAVWIFIKYKDCNATSAIPFTHGALSNVLANHTIPASLEAMTSVNWNGTSGITESVAQGATLDFTDGIMLRPKVTGTGTLAASTVVLNVPALPGPGTNLSVNVFGIEMVYVPQGDFTIGDGSGTTAAVNSFLGSNVLNSASMTVTGAFETGTSTFYMNNEPVGSVLTVNNVSAAFPKGNYGFYMTKYEITEGQYMEFLNTLGTAQQTTRAPGSFGTNRNQLQQAVLPYSTTRPDRAQNFLGWADVTAYLDWACLRPGSETEFEKACRGNGSTLGEYAWGNLVIAPGTTFAGAATENGTETFIAGNCTYGNGTYTNGDGAIGPARVGIYATSSSTRQTAGASYFGIMDMSGNVMEYYVGIHSTPASNALTRTWGNGALDAAGQHDVTTWPANNTTATNGSAANLIGLRGGAYNNGIAQLQVSDRNYMYNNPNQIGRNAQNGGRGIR
- a CDS encoding T9SS type A sorting domain-containing protein produces the protein MLNLYFTVNPKINSHEKYLLTFLLIISINQLFAQCTVSLIGVTNSGCDNQSGQITLQADSGTAPYTFYFQANPNSTSGLYTITSLTAGVYSFFTIDASGDTCSGATTATVLPISANPLSVTYNLIYPSCFTCNDGSISPSVFGGSPPYSYSWSNGVTTPIASNLLSGIYIFYAVDGNGCMVTDTINLYPGHHSITGTVYWDLNGNGLIDSTDIGLNGQQILLTPSMQIAYTNQNGNYLLNDTIGNYTIEYSAIGNFSIAGGPVSYNIVLNSDTTGFDFLIMPDTFYHEMTSSITAPLTRCNLVGGIITSFQNIGTYLDSFTVELTLDTNLVYNYSYPAGTVNGQTITYSFANLVPGQTINIQTSCLFPAAGSVFEINGVVNQFDTAGVIVNQNILHFTNTVRCSYDPNDKSAFPLGVGVDSAVVMDQELLYQIRFQNTGNDTAFNVFVMDTLDAGLNPQSMQLVGTSHPCTVERMNNNILKFNFDNILLPDSNIDEASSHGYILFRISGSSSNVDPTPVNNTAYIYFDQNAPVVTNTTMRTFSNNLVSGIRDLKRSIDFSIQPMPVTDHARVIINSNETGNYEILIYDLLGKKNFIADKFVGIEYLLNTEKLSKGVYIVQITNVKTSESGNLKLIKQ
- a CDS encoding T9SS type A sorting domain-containing protein; its protein translation is MADTMLATVIVTDSNNCIQSDSISIIVDICTNTNNLHGDLISIGPNPCHEILNIYNIFQQIRIGSIRIQILDMTGRVVEMIDVTGSEYSVKIDVTHLENGIYLIKLSSNDFSSSAMFVKN